The genomic region ATCAGCTTAAAAATTAAGACTATGTCATTAACAAAATCTGAAAGAAGACAAAGAATCAAGTTCAGAATCAGAAAGATTGTAAGCGGAACTGCTGCGAAACCAAGACTTTCTGTTTTTAGATCGAATAAAGAAATCTATGCGCAAATCATAGACGACGTGAATGGTAAGACACTAGCTGCTGCATCTTCAAGAGAGGCCGGAGCAACAGGAACAAAAATCGAAATCGCTGCTGTAGTAGGTAAATTAATTGCCGAAAAAGCTAAAAATGCAGGAGTAGAGATTGTTTCTTTTGATAGAGGTGGTTATTTATACCACGGAAGAGTTAAATCATTGGCAGACGGCGCTAGAGAAGCTGGACTTAAATTCTAAGAATTATGTATCATAATTATAAAAACGTAGAACTAGTAAAACCAAGTGGTCTTGAATTGAAAGATCGTTTGGTAAGTGTTAATCGTGTTACTAAAGTTACAAAAGGTGGTAGAGCTTTCGGTTTTTCTGCAATTGTAGTTGTAGGAGACGAAAACGGTGTAGTAGGTCATGGTCTTGGAAAATCTAAGGATGTGTCTGAAGCTATTGCTAAAGCAGTAGAAGATGCTAAAAAGAACTTAGTGCGTATTCCATTGGTTGGGCACACTATCCCTCACGAGCAAAAAGGTAAATTTGGTGGAGCACGTGTATTTTTAATGCCTGCTTCTCACGGTACCGGAGTAATTGCCGGTGGTTCTGTGAGAGCCGTTGTGGAATCTTTAGGAATCCACGATGTATTATCAAAATCACAAGGTTCATCAAACCCACACAATGTTGTTAAAGCTACTTTTGATGCTTTATTACAAATGAGAAGTGCACACACTGTTGCAAAACAAAGAGGTGTATCTTTAGAAAAAGTATTCAA from Flavobacterium sp. WV_118_3 harbors:
- the rpsE gene encoding 30S ribosomal protein S5; protein product: MYHNYKNVELVKPSGLELKDRLVSVNRVTKVTKGGRAFGFSAIVVVGDENGVVGHGLGKSKDVSEAIAKAVEDAKKNLVRIPLVGHTIPHEQKGKFGGARVFLMPASHGTGVIAGGSVRAVVESLGIHDVLSKSQGSSNPHNVVKATFDALLQMRSAHTVAKQRGVSLEKVFKG
- the rplR gene encoding 50S ribosomal protein L18; amino-acid sequence: MSLTKSERRQRIKFRIRKIVSGTAAKPRLSVFRSNKEIYAQIIDDVNGKTLAAASSREAGATGTKIEIAAVVGKLIAEKAKNAGVEIVSFDRGGYLYHGRVKSLADGAREAGLKF